The Equus asinus isolate D_3611 breed Donkey chromosome 4, EquAss-T2T_v2, whole genome shotgun sequence genome has a segment encoding these proteins:
- the RASSF9 gene encoding ras association domain-containing protein 9 isoform X2, whose amino-acid sequence MDSEEKEIVVWVCQEEKIVCGLTKRTTSADVIQALLEEHETAFGEKRFLLGKPSDYCIIEKWRGSERVLPPLTRILKLWKAWGDEQPNMQFVLVKADAFLPVPLWRTAEAKLVQNTEKLWELSPANYMKTLPPEKQKRIVRKTFRKLAKIKQDTVSQDRDSMETLVHLIISQDHTIHQQVKRMKELDLEIEKCEAKFHLDRVENDGENYVQDAYLMPSFSEVEQKLGLQYDENQILEDLGASDGIVQLEERLTYYRMLIDKLSAEIEKEVRSVCTEINEDAEGAAASELESLNLESVKCDLEKSMKAGLKIHSHLSGIQKEIKYSDSLLQLKAKEYELLAKEFSSLHMNNKDGCQLKENRGKESEVPNSSGEVRPFTQRVFNVYTNDTDSDTGISSNHSQDSETTVADMVLLST is encoded by the coding sequence atggattcagaagagaaggaaattgtGGTTTGGGTTTGCCAGGAAGAGAAGATTGTCTGTGGCTTAACTAAACGCACCACCTCTGCTGATGTCATCCAGGCTTTACTTGAGGAACATGAGACCGCATTTGGAGAGAAACGATTTCTTCTGGGGAAGCCCAGTGACTACTGCATCATAGAAAAGTGGAGAGGCTCAGAACGGGTCCTTCCTCCACTAACTAGAATCCTGAAGCTTTGGAAAGCATGGGGAGATGAGCAGCCCAACATGCAATTTGTTTTGGTCAAAGCAGATGCTTTTCTTCCAGTTCCCTTGTGGCGGACAGCTGAAGCCAAATTAGTGCAAAACACGGAAAAGCTATGGGAGCTCAGCCCAGCAAATTACATGAAGACATTACCAccagaaaagcaaaagagaatcGTCAGAAAAACTTTCCGGAAACTGGCTAAAATTAAGCAGGACACAGTTTCCCAGGATCGAGATAGTATGGAGACATTGGTTCATCTGATTATTTCCCAGGATCATACTATTCATCAGCAAGTCAAGAGAATGAAAGAGCTGGATCTGGAAATTGAAAAGTGTGAAGCGAAGTTCCACCTTGATCGGGTagaaaatgatggagaaaatTATGTCCAGGATGCTTATTTAATGCCCAGTTTCAGTGAAGTTGAACAAAAGCTGGGCTTGCAGTATGATGAAAACCAGATCTTGGAGGACCTGGGTGCAAGTGATGGAATTGTACAGCTGGAAGAACGACTAACATATTACAGAATGCTCATTGACAAGCTCTCTGCTGAAATAGAGAAAGAGGTAAGAAGTGTTTGCACTGAGATAAATGAAGACGCAGAAGGGGCAGCTGCAAGTGAACTTGAAAGCCTTAATTTAGAAAGTGTTAAGTGTGATTTGGAGAAAAGCATGAAAGCAGGTTTGAAAATCCACTCTCACTTGAGTGGCATCCAGAAAGAGATTAAATACAGTGACTCATTGCTTCAGCTGAAAGCAAAAGAATATGAACTCCTGGCCAAGGAATTCAGTTCACTTCATATGAACAACAAAGATGGATGCCAGCTAAAGGAAAACAGAGGGAAGGAATCTGAGGTCCCCAACAGCAGTGGGGAGGTTCGTCCCTTTACTCAAAGAGTATTTAATGTGTATACAAATGACACAGACTCGGACACTGGCATCAGCTCTAACCACAGTCAGGACTCAGAAACAACTGTAGCAGACATGGTGCTTTTGTCAACATAA
- the RASSF9 gene encoding ras association domain-containing protein 9 isoform X1 has translation MAPFGRNLLKTRHKNRSPAKDMDSEEKEIVVWVCQEEKIVCGLTKRTTSADVIQALLEEHETAFGEKRFLLGKPSDYCIIEKWRGSERVLPPLTRILKLWKAWGDEQPNMQFVLVKADAFLPVPLWRTAEAKLVQNTEKLWELSPANYMKTLPPEKQKRIVRKTFRKLAKIKQDTVSQDRDSMETLVHLIISQDHTIHQQVKRMKELDLEIEKCEAKFHLDRVENDGENYVQDAYLMPSFSEVEQKLGLQYDENQILEDLGASDGIVQLEERLTYYRMLIDKLSAEIEKEVRSVCTEINEDAEGAAASELESLNLESVKCDLEKSMKAGLKIHSHLSGIQKEIKYSDSLLQLKAKEYELLAKEFSSLHMNNKDGCQLKENRGKESEVPNSSGEVRPFTQRVFNVYTNDTDSDTGISSNHSQDSETTVADMVLLST, from the coding sequence atctccagctaaagacatggattcagaagagaaggaaattgtGGTTTGGGTTTGCCAGGAAGAGAAGATTGTCTGTGGCTTAACTAAACGCACCACCTCTGCTGATGTCATCCAGGCTTTACTTGAGGAACATGAGACCGCATTTGGAGAGAAACGATTTCTTCTGGGGAAGCCCAGTGACTACTGCATCATAGAAAAGTGGAGAGGCTCAGAACGGGTCCTTCCTCCACTAACTAGAATCCTGAAGCTTTGGAAAGCATGGGGAGATGAGCAGCCCAACATGCAATTTGTTTTGGTCAAAGCAGATGCTTTTCTTCCAGTTCCCTTGTGGCGGACAGCTGAAGCCAAATTAGTGCAAAACACGGAAAAGCTATGGGAGCTCAGCCCAGCAAATTACATGAAGACATTACCAccagaaaagcaaaagagaatcGTCAGAAAAACTTTCCGGAAACTGGCTAAAATTAAGCAGGACACAGTTTCCCAGGATCGAGATAGTATGGAGACATTGGTTCATCTGATTATTTCCCAGGATCATACTATTCATCAGCAAGTCAAGAGAATGAAAGAGCTGGATCTGGAAATTGAAAAGTGTGAAGCGAAGTTCCACCTTGATCGGGTagaaaatgatggagaaaatTATGTCCAGGATGCTTATTTAATGCCCAGTTTCAGTGAAGTTGAACAAAAGCTGGGCTTGCAGTATGATGAAAACCAGATCTTGGAGGACCTGGGTGCAAGTGATGGAATTGTACAGCTGGAAGAACGACTAACATATTACAGAATGCTCATTGACAAGCTCTCTGCTGAAATAGAGAAAGAGGTAAGAAGTGTTTGCACTGAGATAAATGAAGACGCAGAAGGGGCAGCTGCAAGTGAACTTGAAAGCCTTAATTTAGAAAGTGTTAAGTGTGATTTGGAGAAAAGCATGAAAGCAGGTTTGAAAATCCACTCTCACTTGAGTGGCATCCAGAAAGAGATTAAATACAGTGACTCATTGCTTCAGCTGAAAGCAAAAGAATATGAACTCCTGGCCAAGGAATTCAGTTCACTTCATATGAACAACAAAGATGGATGCCAGCTAAAGGAAAACAGAGGGAAGGAATCTGAGGTCCCCAACAGCAGTGGGGAGGTTCGTCCCTTTACTCAAAGAGTATTTAATGTGTATACAAATGACACAGACTCGGACACTGGCATCAGCTCTAACCACAGTCAGGACTCAGAAACAACTGTAGCAGACATGGTGCTTTTGTCAACATAA